The DNA sequence GAAGACCTTGAGACGGGAGCTCGTACCTCAAGGCAGCCATCAGAGAGAGCTCGTCCTTTTCGAGGCAGTGGAAGTGGCTTGGATTGAGATAGCGTATGAAATGCAGACCCACGCGTAAGGTCCCGCACCCGATTTCGAGGACGCGAGAGTTTGGTCTGAGATTGGAGGATTCGGCTAAGAACTCGAATACGTCGCGTCCACCTGCCCATGGCTCGCCGTAGTTGCTGTGGTGCTGCTCAACTAGTAACTCACCAGGGCATGGGAGAGCTGTGTGGTTGTTGTCTCCTTCGTAATGAGATATACCCTTGTACCTGAAAATGAACAAACACAGGGAGATAAAGCTCCAGTGTTTCATATTCTAAGAAACAGAGCAATGGAAAGCTCGagtcttttaaaaacagagcaaaGCAAAGCCAGAGTCTTTCATATTCTGAAAAAACAGAGCAATGGTAACCTAGAGTCTTACATATTCTAAGATTAAGAGCAATGGAAAGCTTGagtcttttaaaaacagagcaaTGGGAAAGCTCCAGTCTTTCATAATTCTATAAAAACAGAGCAATGGAAAGCTCGAGTCTTTCATAATTCTAAAAACAGAGCAAAGGAAAGCTCGagtcttttaaaaacagagcaaTGGGAAAGCTCCAGTCTTTTATATTCTATAAAAACAGAGCAATGGAAAGCTCGAGTCTTTCATAATTCTAAAAACAGAGCAAAGGAAAGTCTCATGTTCTAGAAACAGAGCAATTGAAAGCTCGAGTCTTTCGTAGTTCTAGAAACAGAAAGATCATAACTTTCACCACGAACATGAAGAGATCTGATCAAAAGGCCAAGGAACCAagaaagacagagagagagagagagtatgatTTTACTGTTTGAGATCTGCGAGTTGTTGATCTCTAGTGCGAGGATTAATCCCCTTCCTGAGCTCGTTCTTGTGCATATGCAAACCATTGGATCTAATCAGATCTCTGACCCACTCTATATCATCTCGCGTCGGGGATATCTTCTCTTGTAATCTCACGTCACTAACGACGGTCGGAGAAGAAGATGCAGATGGAGGACAGGAGCAGGAGGAGGtggagagagaagaggagaggaggaagaagacggcAGCTGCGAATGAGAGCGAGAGGACAAGTATAGGCACGCTCACGAAAACTCCTTTCTGCATCGCTGGCgacggtgaagaagaagaagaa is a window from the Raphanus sativus cultivar WK10039 unplaced genomic scaffold, ASM80110v3 Scaffold0909, whole genome shotgun sequence genome containing:
- the LOC108811442 gene encoding uncharacterized protein LOC108811442 — protein: MAFLCSSSSSPSPAMQKGVFVSVPILVLSLSFAAAVFFLLSSSLSTSSCSCPPSASSSPTVVSDVRLQEKISPTRDDIEWVRDLIRSNGLHMHKNELRKGINPRTRDQQLADLKQYKGISHYEGDNNHTALPCPGELLVEQHHSNYGEPWAGGRDVFEFLAESSNLRPNSRVLEIGCGTLRVGLHFIRYLNPSHFHCLEKDELSLMAALRYELPSQGLLHKRPLILRGEDMEFSKFGLDTTYDLIYASAVFLHMPDKLVWTGLERLVEKLKPYDGRIFVSHNVKFCSRLGGDECAKRLASLGLEYLGKQTHDSLLFNHYEIWFGFRRFRT